In Aliidongia dinghuensis, the following proteins share a genomic window:
- a CDS encoding PAS domain-containing protein, with protein sequence MSDPIAAARLQGRTGMEIVPTRLARQLEDYWRACRDGGDEDYIPRRRDIDPAALGRLLPQVFLLDVAGPEARPRWRLVGSAIARREGSDPTGRWLDESLMPEQAQVMARFVQLTVRERRPSCHAGCWRDAEDRLQLSARLLAPFSEDGTVVSTLLGLIDYAPGEIVPLRGAA encoded by the coding sequence ATGAGCGATCCCATTGCGGCGGCGCGGCTGCAGGGCAGGACCGGCATGGAAATCGTGCCGACCCGTCTCGCCCGGCAGCTGGAAGACTATTGGCGGGCGTGCCGCGATGGCGGCGACGAGGACTATATCCCGCGACGACGCGACATCGATCCGGCGGCACTCGGCCGACTGCTGCCGCAGGTCTTCCTGCTCGATGTCGCTGGACCGGAGGCGCGTCCGCGCTGGCGCCTGGTCGGCAGCGCCATCGCCCGCCGCGAGGGCAGCGACCCGACCGGCCGCTGGCTCGACGAGAGCCTGATGCCCGAGCAGGCCCAGGTTATGGCGCGCTTCGTCCAGCTCACGGTCCGGGAGCGGCGGCCGAGCTGTCACGCCGGCTGCTGGCGCGATGCGGAGGATCGGCTGCAGCTCTCTGCACGCCTGCTGGCGCCCTTCAGCGAGGACGGCACTGTGGTCTCGACGCTACTCGGTCTGATTGATTACGCGCCCGGCGAGATCGTCCCCTTGCGCGGCGCCGCATAA
- a CDS encoding organic hydroperoxide resistance protein — MSVNVLYTTKATATGGRDGEAKTADGTFAVKLATPKELGGAGGVGNNPEQLFAAGYSACFIGAMKFVASQGGPKVPADASVTATVGIGPRSEGGFGLDIGLEIALPGLAKADAEALVEKAHQVCPYSNATRNNVNVRLTVV, encoded by the coding sequence ATGTCCGTGAACGTCCTCTATACCACGAAAGCCACTGCGACCGGCGGCCGGGACGGCGAGGCCAAGACCGCTGACGGCACTTTCGCCGTCAAGCTCGCGACGCCGAAGGAACTGGGCGGCGCCGGCGGCGTGGGCAACAATCCGGAGCAGCTGTTCGCGGCCGGCTATTCGGCCTGCTTCATCGGCGCCATGAAGTTCGTCGCCTCGCAGGGCGGCCCGAAGGTGCCGGCGGACGCCTCGGTCACGGCCACGGTCGGCATCGGCCCGCGCTCGGAAGGCGGCTTCGGCCTCGACATCGGCCTCGAGATCGCCCTACCGGGCCTGGCCAAGGCCGATGCGGAGGCGCTGGTCGAGAAGGCGCATCAGGTTTGCCCGTACTCGAACGCGACGCGCAACAACGTCAACGTCCGCCTGACTGTTGTCTGA
- a CDS encoding MarR family winged helix-turn-helix transcriptional regulator: MSTTSAPIANAPAVDLSTDELLKLSNQLCFAVYSTAHALNKTYKPLLEPLDLTYPQYLAMLVLWERDGLTVKEIGERLFLDSGTLTPLLKRLETAGRIRRARDPDDERQVRITLTDAGHALRAEAAAVPPALICATKLPVAGLLGLRDELESLRTNLDAEAS; this comes from the coding sequence ATGTCGACCACCAGTGCCCCTATCGCCAATGCACCCGCCGTCGATCTCTCGACCGACGAGCTGCTGAAGCTCAGCAACCAGCTGTGCTTCGCGGTCTATTCGACGGCGCATGCGCTCAACAAGACCTACAAGCCGCTCTTGGAGCCGCTCGACCTGACATATCCGCAGTATCTCGCCATGCTGGTGCTGTGGGAGCGCGACGGACTCACAGTCAAGGAGATCGGCGAGCGGCTGTTTCTCGATTCCGGTACGCTGACGCCGCTCCTGAAGCGGCTCGAGACAGCGGGCCGCATCCGTCGGGCACGGGATCCGGATGACGAGCGTCAGGTCCGCATCACGTTGACCGACGCCGGCCACGCGCTGCGCGCCGAGGCGGCCGCCGTGCCGCCCGCGCTGATCTGCGCCACGAAGCTGCCGGTTGCCGGCCTCCTCGGCCTGCGCGACGAGCTCGAAAGCCTGCGCACCAACCTCGACGCCGAAGCCTCCTGA
- the recG gene encoding ATP-dependent DNA helicase RecG: MRPEILFPLFAPVTSLKGIGQRFGKLVERAAGPRLVDLLWAKPVGMIDRRFAPKLKDAPPGQIATLTVRVDQHLAPGNSRQPYRVRCSDETGHITLTFFHARGDWIEKILPLGQVRVISGKVETYGDQLQMSHPDHVAPEGEIELAVEPVYGLTAGLSLKMMRRAVLGAVAHAPALPEWQDPALLARRRWPQWLDAIEALHGPETLEDLAPERPARQRLAYDELLADQLALALVRAHAKRQPGRVIAGDGRLRERIVARLPFALTGSQRQAFEEIGADMAAPERMLRLLQGDVGSGKTVVALLALANAIETGAQGALMAPTEILARQHFATLERLAAPAGIRMALLTGRDKGKPRERVLEGLADGTIELAVGTHALFQDEVRFADLAVAVIDEQHRFGVEQRVQLASKGRGVDVLVMTATPIPRSLQMTSYGDLDASRLTEKPAGRQPIKTSVLPVERLDEVADAVARALDRGAKVYWVCPLIEENETIDLAAAEERHARLAERFGSRAGLLHGRMKPTERDRVMEDFAKGGTDLLVATTVIEVGVDVPAATVMVIEHAERFGLAQLHQLRGRIGRGTAASTCLLLYAPPLGETAKERLTIMRETEDGFLIAEADLRLRGAGEVLGTRQSGMPEFRLADLAYDQELLAIAHDEARLVLARDPDLASPRGKALRILLYLFERDAAVKYLRSG, translated from the coding sequence TTGCGTCCGGAAATCCTGTTCCCGCTGTTCGCGCCGGTCACTTCGCTGAAGGGGATCGGCCAGCGTTTCGGCAAGCTGGTCGAACGCGCCGCCGGGCCGCGCCTCGTCGACCTGCTCTGGGCGAAGCCGGTCGGCATGATCGACCGACGCTTCGCCCCCAAGCTCAAGGACGCGCCGCCGGGCCAGATCGCGACCTTGACCGTGCGGGTCGATCAGCATCTGGCGCCGGGCAATTCGCGCCAGCCTTATCGTGTGCGCTGCTCGGACGAGACCGGGCACATCACGCTCACCTTCTTCCATGCGCGCGGCGATTGGATCGAGAAGATCCTGCCGCTGGGCCAGGTCCGCGTCATCAGCGGCAAGGTCGAGACCTACGGCGACCAGCTGCAGATGAGCCATCCGGACCATGTGGCACCCGAGGGCGAGATCGAGCTTGCGGTCGAGCCGGTCTATGGGCTCACCGCCGGCCTCAGCTTGAAGATGATGCGCCGGGCCGTCTTGGGCGCCGTCGCCCATGCGCCGGCCTTGCCGGAATGGCAGGACCCGGCCCTGCTCGCGCGCCGGCGATGGCCCCAATGGCTCGACGCGATCGAGGCGCTGCATGGGCCCGAGACGCTGGAAGACCTGGCACCCGAACGCCCAGCACGCCAGCGGCTGGCCTATGACGAGCTGCTCGCCGACCAGCTGGCGCTGGCGCTGGTGCGCGCCCACGCCAAGCGCCAACCCGGCCGGGTCATCGCCGGCGACGGCCGCCTCAGGGAAAGGATCGTGGCACGCCTGCCCTTCGCGCTCACCGGCTCGCAGCGACAAGCGTTCGAGGAGATCGGCGCCGACATGGCGGCGCCCGAGCGCATGCTGCGCCTGCTGCAGGGCGACGTCGGCAGCGGCAAGACGGTGGTGGCGCTGCTGGCGCTCGCCAACGCGATCGAGACCGGCGCACAGGGCGCGCTCATGGCGCCGACCGAGATCCTGGCACGCCAGCATTTCGCGACGCTCGAACGGCTGGCCGCGCCCGCCGGCATCCGGATGGCGCTCTTGACCGGCCGCGACAAGGGCAAGCCGCGCGAGCGCGTGCTGGAAGGCCTGGCCGACGGCACGATCGAGCTCGCGGTCGGGACCCATGCGCTGTTCCAGGACGAGGTGCGTTTCGCCGATCTCGCCGTCGCGGTCATCGACGAGCAGCACCGGTTCGGCGTCGAGCAGCGCGTGCAACTCGCCTCCAAGGGCCGCGGTGTCGACGTGCTGGTCATGACCGCGACGCCGATCCCGCGCTCGCTGCAGATGACAAGCTATGGCGATCTCGATGCCTCGCGCCTCACCGAGAAGCCGGCCGGGCGCCAGCCGATCAAGACGAGCGTGCTGCCGGTCGAGCGGCTGGACGAGGTCGCCGACGCGGTCGCGCGGGCGCTCGACCGCGGCGCCAAGGTCTATTGGGTCTGCCCGCTGATCGAGGAGAACGAGACGATCGACCTCGCCGCGGCCGAGGAGCGCCATGCCCGGCTCGCCGAGCGGTTCGGCTCGCGCGCCGGCCTGTTGCACGGCCGCATGAAGCCGACCGAGCGCGACCGGGTGATGGAGGATTTCGCCAAGGGTGGCACCGACTTGCTGGTCGCCACCACGGTGATCGAGGTCGGCGTCGACGTGCCGGCCGCGACCGTCATGGTGATCGAGCATGCCGAGCGCTTCGGGCTCGCCCAGCTGCACCAGCTGCGCGGCCGCATCGGGCGCGGTACGGCGGCGTCCACCTGCCTGCTGCTCTATGCCCCGCCGCTCGGCGAGACGGCGAAGGAGCGCTTGACGATCATGCGCGAGACCGAGGACGGCTTCCTCATCGCCGAGGCCGATCTGCGCCTGCGCGGCGCCGGCGAGGTGCTGGGCACGCGCCAGAGCGGCATGCCGGAATTCCGCCTGGCCGACCTCGCCTATGATCAGGAGCTGCTCGCCATCGCCCACGACGAGGCGCGCCTCGTGCTGGCGCGCGACCCAGACCTCGCGAGCCCGCGCGGCAAGGCGCTGCGCATCCTGCTCTATCTGTTCGAGCGCGATGCGGCGGTGAAGTATCTGCGCTCGGGCTAG
- a CDS encoding FAD assembly factor SdhE — protein sequence MTLTDDERRKRLLFRSWHRGTKEADLLLGSFAEAHLSGFSPADLACYEALLEQNDADLWDWMTGQADPPPEFDTEVMRQLRAFRFTARPA from the coding sequence ATGACCCTGACCGATGACGAGCGCCGCAAGCGCCTTCTGTTCCGCAGCTGGCATCGCGGCACCAAGGAGGCGGACCTGCTCCTGGGCTCGTTCGCCGAGGCGCATCTCTCCGGCTTTTCGCCGGCCGATCTCGCCTGCTACGAGGCGCTCCTGGAGCAGAACGACGCCGACCTCTGGGACTGGATGACCGGCCAAGCCGATCCGCCGCCCGAGTTCGACACCGAGGTCATGCGCCAGCTGCGTGCGTTCCGCTTCACGGCCCGCCCGGCCTGA